The Bacteroidales bacterium region TACTGCAAACGCCGCTGCGGATAAGCTTACGGTTTCGGTAGAGATAGAAGCGGTTGTCGGTAGTATTGACAACCAGATAGGGATTCCATGGGGTCAGGTTCCGGAATTTATTCTGCAGAATGTTCAGTTCACTCCGGGCCACTTTAAGCTCATTTTTGTACTTTTTACTGGTAAGGTAGGTGCTGTCAGGGGCTGAAATCCGGGGCGAAACAAAGGCGGCTTCCTGCAGGGCCGGGATGAGGAAAATCAGGAAAGCCAGATAAAGGAGAAGGGCGCCTGCCGGGATGGAAACCAGAAGAAGGCGGTTAACAACCCGGGAAGGCTTTTCATCCTGGTTCAGGATATCAGAGTTTGCCGGAAAATCTTCTGTTATATTGTTCATAGGTTGGGGTATGAAGTGACGCCATGCCGTAATAATGCTGTATCCAGGTCTTCAAGTGACCCGACAATGACTACCGGTGTTCCCTGGTCTGCTATATTGTAAACTTTGAGCATGTCGGAGTTTTCAAGGGCAATGCATCCATCGGTCCAGTCTATTTGTTTCCCTCCTCCGCCGTGGATTTCGATGAGGCCTCCGATGGAGACGTATTTCGGAATAATCCCCTGTTTCTTTTCCCGGTCAAAACGCGCCATGTCGTCAGCATTTGGATAACTCAAAAGCAAAGCTCTGAAATATTTTGTTTTGCCGGGAGGTATTTTGGTTTTTACACTGTATAAACCTTCGGGAGTAGCTTTGTCACCTTTCATCCGCTTCGGTTGCATCCAGTTGGAACCAAATTCGGCATCGAAAACATATTTCTTTTTCCCTGCCTGATAAACAATTAGTTGACGGGCAAACTTATCGACAACGATGAGTGTAGATCTGGTGTTTGCTGATTTTTCGATGGCTGAAGCGGCCATCTTCTTCCAGCGGGGCAGAGACTGAAAATAATCCAGAAGTTTCTGGCGGATTTCCTGAAAAACCGGAACTAACAGGGATTCGGATTTTTGTGCCTTATAACCTGCCTCAAGGAAAGCTTTCTGTTGGTATTGAATTTCCGATTCCCTGAGCAATAATTTGCCGGAAGAAATATCATTCATTTGCTTCTCCGAAAGAGGGAGTTTCCTCAGAAGATCGTTCAATGTATGAATAATTTCGTTCAGAGAATCGATTTTCTGAACTACGGTATTTTCAAGACTTTTTGCCAGATTTCTGGAGTGACTGATGGCCTGCTTGGATTTGTCGGCGGAGAGCCTGGCATAGTCGATTACGTCGGAATAGTCGCGGAAGAAAATTACCCGCTGGTTTTCCCTTTTCCAGCAAAGCATTGCTGAATCAAACAGAGCGGAGGCTTTACCGAATAGTTCCGGAGCATACTTCTGGGCCTGACATTGCCTGGCCAGAGCAAGGGAGACCCGCGCATAATCAACCTTATCGGCCGGAGAGTCAGGTACTGAACGAAACAAGAGAATAATAAGAGCAATACCGAATGCAACCGGAGTAGAAATTATAAACGCTTTCCGAATCATCTTTCTCCTCATCTTCCTTCTGCTTTTCTTGCGTAGTTGGCTCTGTAAAAATAAAAGTTTACTGAAAAAAAAAGGTGTCTGATGCAACAATCAGACACCCTTTCCATAGTTTATCACGGTTTTATTTTTTGCCTTTAACTTTGGCAATGGCATTTTCCAGTTCGGTCTTCACCGAAGTAACGGTTTCCTTGGCAGCCTTCAGTTTGTTGACAGCATCCATGTATTTGCCGCCTTCGAGCTGGGTTTTGCCTTCGTTCAGAGCAGCTTCGGCAGTTGTCAGTTCGTTTTTCATCTGTTCCAGAACGGCAGCACCTTCTTTACCTCTGGGGGCTTTCTTCATCAGCTTCTGGGTTTCATCCATCAGGCCGGTAATTTCAGTAACCAGTCCTTCAGCTTCTTTCTTTACTTCTTCCTTTTTGGCAGCAACACCAGCTGTTACTTCATGAGCCCTGGTAGCAATCCATTCCAGTTTCTGGGTTACCGGACCATACTTTTTGAAGAGCTTTGACTTCTGCGCTTCAATTTCTGTGTTGGCAGCATTCAGCGAATCCTGCAGGGCTGTAAAATCGGCAGCCAGATACACATCGGCTTCAGCCAGTTTGGCAGAATCAATAGCTGCTTTGGCAGCATCCAGTTTTTCCTGCGGAAGTTTTCCGCAACTGCTAAGAAAAGCAACCATAGCAAGGGTTGCAAGGGCAAACAATACTTTGTTTCTCATATACAATCAAATTTTGGGGTTAAAAGTTTCTGTTCATTAATGAGTTGAAAAACAAGCGCAAATTTATAATCAAATTTGATACCACGTATGTAAAAAGGAAAAAAAATTGATTAAAGTCATTGTAAATTTATTAACAATAACGAAATCAATGTGTTAATATGAGGTGTCGGAAGCATAACTCAAAGAGGTTTCTCAGCGGAGAATCAAATTTTGTTACGAATCAATCTCAATGCGGCAAACGAAAATTCCGCCGGTTGTATACCGGGCAATGCTTTGAATAAATGGTAATTTTGCTCCGTTTTAAAGTGCATCGAACAGGAAAACCAGCCTCCATTCCCGGTATGCCTCCAGGCAGGGGAGGCACCCGATTTCATATTCATCCCTTTCAGCTGGTATTCTTTTTCTGAGTCGGAATTCCCGTTGAAAACCCTGTCGGCAACTCTTTGTTTTTTACGGATTTTTTGAAAGAAACGGGTCGGGAGTATCTGGCAGCCATACACTCATTTCCCCTCTTCCCCGGTGCGAGCGGGCGTAATAGGGTATCAGGCAGAGGGGAGTTTCTTTTTCTGTCAGTTTGTTGTCAGCCGCTTTAACCATACGTAACGCTTTTCCTTTCAGCACCGTAATTCCTCCCAGAAGGCCCGGTTGATAAACAGCCTTGAATGATGCAGTGTCGGGGAGTACGATCGTACTTATTTCTCCGTCGTTGTCGGCAAATTCAGCACAGTAAACAACAGGACCGTATTCCACGGCACATTTGTTTCTGTCATCTTCCACTTTGTCATGAGCTTTTACCAGAAGCGGCTGCATGGGTAGGATCATTTCAATGGTATCACCGTTTTTCCATTTTCGTGACAGAACGGCATACCCGTTTTTTTCTTCAAAGGGGAAATATTGGCCGTTAACGGTAATGCTTATCGGCTTTTGCGAATGGGTAACATAGGAATAGAGGTCGCCCGGCAATACCTGATTGCGTGCCCATCCCGGAATGCGCAATTTGAAAGTCCATTTTTCCCGGGGTATTTCCACGAGTGTTATCAGGATATGCCCGTCCCACGGATAGGTGGTGTGCTGTTTAAGATGGATAGTTTTGTTTTTCCCGGGGTGAAAAGAAGTTTCATTTCCGGCAAACAGGTTGACAAATATGGTATCCTTTCGGAAAGCATACATATAACCCGGCACGGAAGGAATAAAGCGTGTAAGGTTGGTCGGACAGCAGGAGCAATCGAACCAGGGTTTTCGTTCCTGACCCTTTTTGTCAACTTCCAGAGGATTGGGGTAAAAAAAGCGGTCGCCCGAAAGGCTCAGCCCGCTAAGCACACCGTTGTAAAGCGTCCGTTCAAGGACGTCAATATATTTTGCATCGCCGTACAGCAGAAACATCCTGAAATTCCACATACAACTGGCAATGGCAGCACATGTTTCATTGTAAGCTGTTTTGTTAGGCAGTTCATAATTGGCTCCGAATGCTTCACCGTAGGAAGAGGAACCAACCCCTCCGGTAAGGTATGTTTTTTTTGTTACCACGTTATTCCACAATTTTTCAACAGCATTCCGGTAGTCTTTGTTTCCGGTTAAAGCAGCAATATCTGTCATGCCGGAGTACATATACATCGCTCTTACAGCATGACCAACAGCTTCGTCCTGAAGTATTACCGGCTTGTGATCCTGCCAGTAGCGGCCATCCTGAAACTGATCCGGGTGTTCCACTTTTTCGTACTGGTGTTTTCCCCGGGCATCGAGGAAGAACTTTGCAAGAGAAAGATACCGTTCGTCATGGGCAATCCGGTACAGCTTGACCAGTCCGGTTTCGATGATCTGGTGTCCCGGGGCAACTTCCCGCTTTCCCGGTCCAAAAGTCCGGCAAAGAAGTTCTGCATTCTTCAGAGCAATATCCAGCAGGTTTTTCTTGCCCGTGGCATAGTAATGAGCGGCGGCTGCTTCGTAAAGATGCCCCATGTTGTATAGTTCATGGCTGTTGTCCCGTTCGTTCTCCCATCGTGCTTTGCCCGCCCAGGGATGAACATTTTTTCCTATGGTACGGGTGGTATACAGGTAGCCGTCAGGTTCCTGTGCTTTGCCAATTAACCAGATCAGACTATCGAGATAATGGTCGAGTGCAGAATCGGGCCTTACCATCAGGGCGTATGAAGCCCCTTCAATGATTTTATAAAGATCGGAATCATCAAATGGGAATGCCGTGCAGAATTCTCCTTCTTTCAGACCGGCAGCAAAGGCAAAATTGTCCACACGTCCGGTTTCTTCACATTTTCTGAATGCATAAGGTATGGTTACCCGTATGACAGTGTCGATCCGGGGGCGCCAGAAACTATCGTTCAGATGAACTTCGGTAAATTGAACTTCAGAGTAAGGATAGTCGTGCATTGCAGGCTTATGTGTGCATGCTACGGTTGCCAGAAGCAAAATCACGGACAGAGTGTATCTCATTGTATTATAGATGATAAAAAGCCTGAATTTTATTAATCAGTTTAATTTCGTTCATTCCATCAGCTGCAGTTTCAGTTTCATTGGCAGTTTTTCAGATATCTGATAGCGGAACAGGAAACATGGCGGGTTATTTTGCCATCCATTCAAAAGCCTATTTCAGTTCCAGCACAATAACCGACATTGGGGGCATTTCCACATCAAGAACTCCGTTTTTCAGTGATGCATTTTTGAATGGAGCGGGTTTAATGTTGTCGGGGTTCTCAAAGGTATTGTGGGCATCCATGACGGGAGCGGTTAGGATACGACCGGTGACCGTTGAAACATTGGCACCGCGGATTTCGGTGCTGAAGCTCATCTTGTTTTTGGGATGTATGTTGACAAGCGTAATGTGAATCAGGCCGTTCTTGTCTCTTGAGGCAGAAATGCTGAGTGCGGGAAGTTTTGTGCCCTGGTATTCATAATAATCCTGCTGTGTAATATCGAATGGCAGGAGAGTGGCATCCTGATGAACCTTGTACATTTCGAAGACATGATATGTTGGGGTGAGCACCGTTTTCTCGTCCTTTGTAAGAATGAGAGCCTGCAGTACATTGACTGTCTGGGCGAGGTTGGCCATTTTAATCCGGTCGGCCTTTTTGTTAAAGTAGTTCAGGGAAACACCAGCCACAAGGGCATCGCGCAAAGTATTCTGCTGATAGAGAAATCCGGGATTTGTGCCGGGTTCAACGTCGTACCATGTACCCCATTCGTCAATTACCAGGGCGACATTTTTGGCGGGGTCGTATTTGTTCATGATGGCAATATGCCGGTCGATGGCATTTTCAATTTTAATGCACCGGTTCAGGATGTCGAAGTATCGGTCTTCAGGGAAGCCGGTAGCGGGGCCTTTGTCGTTCCAGTTGGTAGTATAATAGTGAAGAGAAATTCCCCACATCATCCAGTGGGGGATTTTCTGCATCAGTACTTCAGTCCAGTTGTAGTCCTCGGAATTTGCCCCGCCGGCGATCTTCAACAGGCGATTGTTGCCGTAGTTACGGCAGAAAGTTGCATACCGTCTGAACTGGTCGGCATAAAATTCGGGGGTCATGTTTCCGCCGCAGCCCCAGCTTTCATTACCTACACCCCAGAATTTCACATTCCAGGGTTTGTCACGGCCGTTTTTACGGCGCAGGTCGGTCATGGGGCTCACCGCATCGGAATTGAGGTACTCGACCCATTTTGACATTTCTTCCACGGTTCCGCTACCTACATTGCCGCAGATGTAAGGCTCGGCTCCCAGTTGTTCGCATAAATCCATGAATTCATGTGTTCCGAAACTGTTGTCTTCAGTTACACCACCCCAGTGGGTGTTGATCATTTTGGGCCGCAGTTCCCTTGGTCCGATGCCGTCCATCCAATGGTATTCGTCGGCAAAACAACCTCCGGGCCAACGCAGATTCGGAATCTGAATCTTTTTCAGTGCCTCTACAACGTCGTTTCTTATACCCCGGGTGTTGGGAATAGGGGAATTTTCACCTACCCAGTATCCGCCATAGATGCAATGCCCCAGATGTTCGGAAAAATGTCCGTAAATGTGACGGCTGATCATATATTTACCAAGATCGGCATTAATAACTGCCCGGGTCTTTAACACACCGGAGCCGGTTTGGGCAGCGAGCGAAAAACAAACTGTCATCACCGCAAATAAGCTGAAAATACGATGCATGGATTTCATAGGACGGTTTTTTTAATTGTAAAATTTATTTTGTCTTTCCATATGCAGTCAATCATGTTCTGCGACAACCCGTCATCGGCAGTATAATGCTGGAACCTCAGAGCCTCTTTCTGCCCTTTGGAAGGAAGGCCTGTGAGGAAACAGAAGAGAAGGAAAACCCCTTTTCTGCCAATACTTTTTACCGTCAGGAACATGCAGGATGCGTTTAATCCTGTCTGCTAAAATAATAATAAAAAGTGTCAAAATTACATTTTCAGAACAGGTTCTCGGTGGTGAAAGCGGTAAAGATATGGTGCCTTGTGGGCCCGGCCGGAGTAATGTTTTCTGAGCCTTTCGAGATAGCCTAGTGCCAGCATGCGGCGTTGAAAATTGGTCCGCACAAGCTTCTTCTGCAAAATCGTCTCATAGCAGGTCTGAAGATCCTTCATGGTAAAAGGTTCGGGTAAAATATTCCCTCCTGCCAGCCATGCATCGAGTTCATTTCTGAGTTTTTTCAGGGCATGACCTATTATGTCGGCATGGTCAAAAAACATGGGAGGCAAATGAAGAGGATCGTGCCAGCTGATTCCTCCGGAAAACTGATCCGGTACAGGGGCAACCTTCGTGTTGTCAACCAGCGTATAGTAGCAAACCGAGATAAACCGCTTTGCAACCCATGCCTTCATTTCCTCGTCAATCTCTTTTTCTTTCAGAATCTCACGAAGGGCTTCCGCTTGCACACGGTCTTTCTTCCCGGCGGTGAAAAACTGTTCCAGGTGAACATTTTTCAGCCCGGTGCGTTCATTAACAATCCGCCTGGCTGCTTCTTCAAGATCTTCTTCCCTGCCGATGTATCCTCCGGGCAATACAAACCACGGGCTTTCGAATAACTGCAGTACCAGAACCTTAAGGCTTCCGTTGTGGTAGCCAAATACCACCACATCGACCGAAATGTGCGGAAGGAATTCTTTTTCCAGAGCAGTTCCGGAAATCGATAACTTTCTGTTTATCTTTTTCATCATATTGCAAATTAAAGAAATTTTTGTATTATTGTATCATTAAGATACAATAAAAATTTATGTTCTGTTTTGCTTAATGATCAAGGGAGTCGGGAACAGGGAGAGTTTGTCATCATGTCGGTGGAAATTCCCGGGATGTTAAGGAAGCGAAATGTGTCTGGAACAAATAACTAAACTGACTAAATAACCAAAATCTGATGTGCTTATGAAAAACAAATCCATTATTTCAATCAGCTTACTGGGTCTTGCGTTGCTGGTATCATGCAGCAGCGGCCCGGCCAAACTGGGCAAGGCACCTGTCAAAAAACTGGTGGCTTCCATGACCCTGGAGCAGAAGGCAGAACTTGTTGTCGGAACAGGAATGTTT contains the following coding sequences:
- a CDS encoding NUDIX hydrolase, which translates into the protein MKKINRKLSISGTALEKEFLPHISVDVVVFGYHNGSLKVLVLQLFESPWFVLPGGYIGREEDLEEAARRIVNERTGLKNVHLEQFFTAGKKDRVQAEALREILKEKEIDEEMKAWVAKRFISVCYYTLVDNTKVAPVPDQFSGGISWHDPLHLPPMFFDHADIIGHALKKLRNELDAWLAGGNILPEPFTMKDLQTCYETILQKKLVRTNFQRRMLALGYLERLRKHYSGRAHKAPYLYRFHHREPVLKM
- a CDS encoding glycoside hydrolase family 127 protein, translating into MRYTLSVILLLATVACTHKPAMHDYPYSEVQFTEVHLNDSFWRPRIDTVIRVTIPYAFRKCEETGRVDNFAFAAGLKEGEFCTAFPFDDSDLYKIIEGASYALMVRPDSALDHYLDSLIWLIGKAQEPDGYLYTTRTIGKNVHPWAGKARWENERDNSHELYNMGHLYEAAAAHYYATGKKNLLDIALKNAELLCRTFGPGKREVAPGHQIIETGLVKLYRIAHDERYLSLAKFFLDARGKHQYEKVEHPDQFQDGRYWQDHKPVILQDEAVGHAVRAMYMYSGMTDIAALTGNKDYRNAVEKLWNNVVTKKTYLTGGVGSSSYGEAFGANYELPNKTAYNETCAAIASCMWNFRMFLLYGDAKYIDVLERTLYNGVLSGLSLSGDRFFYPNPLEVDKKGQERKPWFDCSCCPTNLTRFIPSVPGYMYAFRKDTIFVNLFAGNETSFHPGKNKTIHLKQHTTYPWDGHILITLVEIPREKWTFKLRIPGWARNQVLPGDLYSYVTHSQKPISITVNGQYFPFEEKNGYAVLSRKWKNGDTIEMILPMQPLLVKAHDKVEDDRNKCAVEYGPVVYCAEFADNDGEISTIVLPDTASFKAVYQPGLLGGITVLKGKALRMVKAADNKLTEKETPLCLIPYYARSHRGRGEMSVWLPDTPDPFLSKNP
- a CDS encoding alpha-N-arabinofuranosidase; this translates as MHRIFSLFAVMTVCFSLAAQTGSGVLKTRAVINADLGKYMISRHIYGHFSEHLGHCIYGGYWVGENSPIPNTRGIRNDVVEALKKIQIPNLRWPGGCFADEYHWMDGIGPRELRPKMINTHWGGVTEDNSFGTHEFMDLCEQLGAEPYICGNVGSGTVEEMSKWVEYLNSDAVSPMTDLRRKNGRDKPWNVKFWGVGNESWGCGGNMTPEFYADQFRRYATFCRNYGNNRLLKIAGGANSEDYNWTEVLMQKIPHWMMWGISLHYYTTNWNDKGPATGFPEDRYFDILNRCIKIENAIDRHIAIMNKYDPAKNVALVIDEWGTWYDVEPGTNPGFLYQQNTLRDALVAGVSLNYFNKKADRIKMANLAQTVNVLQALILTKDEKTVLTPTYHVFEMYKVHQDATLLPFDITQQDYYEYQGTKLPALSISASRDKNGLIHITLVNIHPKNKMSFSTEIRGANVSTVTGRILTAPVMDAHNTFENPDNIKPAPFKNASLKNGVLDVEMPPMSVIVLELK
- a CDS encoding L,D-transpeptidase family protein translates to MRRKMIRKAFIISTPVAFGIALIILLFRSVPDSPADKVDYARVSLALARQCQAQKYAPELFGKASALFDSAMLCWKRENQRVIFFRDYSDVIDYARLSADKSKQAISHSRNLAKSLENTVVQKIDSLNEIIHTLNDLLRKLPLSEKQMNDISSGKLLLRESEIQYQQKAFLEAGYKAQKSESLLVPVFQEIRQKLLDYFQSLPRWKKMAASAIEKSANTRSTLIVVDKFARQLIVYQAGKKKYVFDAEFGSNWMQPKRMKGDKATPEGLYSVKTKIPPGKTKYFRALLLSYPNADDMARFDREKKQGIIPKYVSIGGLIEIHGGGGKQIDWTDGCIALENSDMLKVYNIADQGTPVVIVGSLEDLDTALLRHGVTSYPNL
- a CDS encoding L,D-transpeptidase, which encodes MNNITEDFPANSDILNQDEKPSRVVNRLLLVSIPAGALLLYLAFLIFLIPALQEAAFVSPRISAPDSTYLTSKKYKNELKVARSELNILQNKFRNLTPWNPYLVVNTTDNRFYLYRNRKLIRSGVCSTGSYTLLKSHDKREWLFQTPKGVYTIQGKITSPVWRRPDWSFVEEGLPIPPPNDLSRFEAGVLGDYAMPIGNGYLIHGTIYTRFFGMPVTHGCIRLKDEDLEAAYHTLMIGSKVYIF